In Anopheles gambiae chromosome 2, idAnoGambNW_F1_1, whole genome shotgun sequence, a single window of DNA contains:
- the LOC1281959 gene encoding ubiquitin carboxyl-terminal hydrolase 32 isoform X2, producing MGAKDSKPSCISYEEAVKRVTDSELRRIKDAFKRSAGTAGSVLSKCAFTQDVLGDGVPSVVADWLYTACGGTAKGIAFKELLCGLVLLTKGTQDEKIKFLWTLYCNESGTHILKQEFQKAMQIETTYQSNATNSPNNSTTNCSNNNNNNQTVANRNNHQQQLQWSRYQVSLFGQNDRVSFEQFKSWIQMHRGATALSKWLLQDACVNLSSELETPTFYQSLAGVTHLEEQDIGDLEKVFWLLKGAAVTGQLDLESLGPLVSPPVPRAALGGVFLAFDENHDGHIDFKELCCGVSAACRGPSVERSKFCFKVFDIDRDGVLSFVEIRQMVDILLSVARESNAAIYRNLTHERVLAELYRRATRADEGKANGNETDIISASNVPEFKFTQEDFLIWSIESSSNLVQPFLDLLFEVCHIVLGLRPQCRHLEGDIVRGWLSREVRRGYKVGQFWYLISSDWWQHWSQYTHLSSPSSSCVHCKTTGTSYANNRAIAGAGGVPSLMPNGGTSNGGAVDEAMICDESFTSNSTESMGDLLGTGDSSSLGSGSSGISYGRHAGSAPGTIDNSCLIAPNIYKQIPTLTGEGGRLKRDLTLVQHRDFELVPDSLWKALAQWYGGPLPLPRQVIQPHSNAGDVELELYPLNLRILRHQSQPPPHQQQHGQMGGNSAWASMSGGYGALTTGSYPTTVSSVPTVLHPPKKYLAYTAAFSRLATVKQVAEFLCQRLKLKPEDIRLWHLVPTPTGISEFPYLLEEDHLTLHELSIGDNDQVLLEIRNKDLTWPEELGSLALSQGSGSTSMDRRGTVASIQSQHPPGATGLHNLGNTCFMNAALQVLFNTQPLTQYFIQKKHLYELNTSNKMGTKGQLVLRYAELLRDVWTASTRSIAPLKLRFCVTKHAPQFSGGGQHDSQELLDWLLDSLHEDLNRVMEKPYTELKDSDGRSDVIVATEAWSQHHARNQSIIVDLFYGQLKSKVTCQGCGRDSVRFDPFSLLSLPLPVENYTYCEVLVMLLDGSVPVKYGLRLNSEMKYWDLKKHLSELCGLEPDQMLICELSNSQIRLVLPNEHRIKPSTACELYAYELPKVDSVLRSRAGSELGINIEKGLKDIQRNQDPHQLTTSSINTTISSTSSSASSSSSTATADDTAAITGRKPGGSSTGRTGDDGGATLLTNGILYNGGEGGGGGAGGGGGGGAGGGSGTTMANRRTSATSKVSRCFGNTLCMPPNMLCFKHIPEISTSPDSTFIYGAGQYSELTGYGTNGYGNANSAIGNHQHASATQQPSKDPNRSKTISTTNLLNNADNGWSNGSGAGGYDSPNAHHLHHPYDCNDCDNVYMGEDMPPYGDQQQHGDAISLSAISKRPHPLGGGTAGGLAGQRKTNYLIAVHRKLSRQDTYFLSHHKSKPGLFGVPLLIPCYDGVTNKELYCSVWLQVARLLSPLPPTPPDQSNHATDCDDSLGYDFPFTLRAVGSGGRMCALCPWSRFCRGCEIPCNDEPLLQGLICSAPGSASNSSTPNLSSREQTPTLRRKFYAANSSGSSSLDGTTNQHQQQQQPASMGSLPGTSSSPISSLQSSINARSIQIAIDWDPTALHLRYQSTRERLWTVHESVAVCRKQQTEPVDLDHCLRAFTSEEKLEQWYHCSHCKQKKPATKKLQIWKLPPILIVHLKRFNYVNGKWVKSQKVVNFPYEDFDPTPYLASVPQETILRHRDLLEGVASGPRGDGRNRDCHEEFVEFDREMSMIDEASDEISLSSLRINGVKGSSDGGDSDDCGNNNNRQSDQLADEEQRSSIIIPAIAGSNHVASARHLHESDLMAGGGSSSYAGGSDSPAASTSTVRIKSASSVRSSDSTRRQRLVSTSLTKTPVIDGEFTDFHKHHLKPECDPFELKYQLYAAVCHSGMLNGGHYISYAANPNGSWYCYNDSSCREIPTRPKIDPSTAYLLFYERRDLDYGPYLPKVDGRQLPSEGLLDIDDSDNDLKKMCSLM from the exons ATTTCTCTGGACACTGTACTGCAACGAGTCGGGCACGCATATACTGAAACAGGAATTCCAAAAAGCCATGCAAATAGAAACGACCTACCAAAGCAATGCCACCAACAGCCccaacaacagcaccaccaactgtagcaataataacaataacaatcaaaCGGTCGCGAACAGAAAcaatcaccagcagcagctgcaatgGAGCCGATATCAGGTGTCACTGTTCGGCCAGAACGATCGCGTCTCGTTCGAGCAGTTCAAATCGTGGATACAGATGCACCGCGGCGCAACGGCCCTGTCCAAATGGTTGCTGCAGGATGCGTGCGTCAATCTCAGCTCGGAGCTGGAAACGCCCACCTTTTACCAGAGCTTGGCCGGCGTGACGCACCTGGAGGAGCAGGACATTGGCGACCTGGAGAAGGTGTTTTGGCTGCTGAAGGGAGCCGCTGTCACTGGGCAGCTGGATCTGGAATCGCTGGGCCCGCTGGTCAGCCCTCCCGTCCCGAGAGCCGCCCTCGGGGGTGTATTTCTGGCGTTTGACGAGAACCACGACGGGCACATCGATTTCAAGGAGCTGTGCTGTGGCGTGAGTGCTGCCTGCCGCGGGCCCAGTGTGGAGCGTAGCAAGTTTTGCTTTAAAGTATTCGACATCGATCGGGACGGTGTGTTGAGCTTTGTGGAAATCCGGCAGATGGTGGACATACTGCTATCGGTGGCACGGGAGTCGAACGCTGCCATTTACCGGAATCTGACCCACGAACGGGTGCTCGCCGAGCTGTACCGGCGGGCAACGCGGGCAGATGAAGGTAAAGCCAATGGCAACGAAACCGATATCATCAGCGCATCAAACGTTCCCGAGTTTAAGTTCACCCAGGAAGACTTTCTGATATGGAGCATCGAGAGCAGCTCGAATCTGGTTCAACCGTTTCTAGATCTGCTGTTCGAAGTGTGCCACATCGTATTGGGATTGCGTCCCCAGTGCCGCCATCTGGAAGGCGACATAGTTCGGGGATGGTTGTCGCGGGAGGTTCGTCGGGGCTACAAGGTGGGACAGTTTTGGTATTTAATATCGTCCGACTGGTGGCAGCACTGGTCGCAGTACACGCACCTGTCGTCGCCCAGCTCGTCCTGTGTGCACTGCAAGACAACGGGCACAAGCTATGCGAACAATCGCGCCATTGCCGGCGCTGGCGGAGTGCCTTCGCTGATGCCAAACGGCGGAACGAGCAACGGAGGAGCGGTGGATGAGGCAATGATCTGTGATGAAAGCTTTACGTCCAATTCGACCGAGAGTATGGGCGATTTGCTGGGGACGGGAGATTCATCTAGTCTGGGCTCGGGAAGCAGCGGAATTTCGTACGGTCGGCATGCAGGCAGCGCGCCCGGAACGATCGACAACAGTTGTCTGATAGCACCGAACATTTACAAGCAGATTCCAACGCTGACCGGCGAAGGGGGTCGCTTAAAGCGTGATCTTACGCTGGTGCAGCACCGAGACTTTGAGCTAGTGCCGGACTCGCTCTGGAAAGCGCTAGCTCAATGGTATGGCGGGCCGCTGCCCTTGCCAAGACAGGTCATTCAGCCCCACAGCAATGCGGGAGACGTCGAGCTGGAGCTCTATCCGTTGAATTTGAGAATACTGCGCCACCAGAGCCAACCGCCAccgcaccagcaacagcacggCCAAATGGGAGGTAACAGCGCGTGGGCCAGCATGTCCGGTGGGTACGGTGCACTAACGACCGGAAGCTATCCGACCACGGTTTCCTCGGTACCGACGGTTTTGCATCCGCCGAAGAAGTATCTCGCTTACACGGCTGCGTTCAGCCGGCTGGCTACCGTGAAGCAAGTGGCCGAGTTCCTATGCCAAAGATTGAAGCTAAAACCGGAGGACATTCGGCTCTGGCACCTGGTACCGACGCCGACGGGTATCAGCGAGTTCCCGTACCTACTGGAGGAAGATCACTTGACGCTGCACGAATTGTCGATCGGCGACAACGATCAAGTGCTGCTGGAGATCCGTAACAAGGACCTGACCTGGCCGGAAGAGCTCGGATCGTTGGCTCTTTCGCAGGGCTCGGGCAGCACTAGTATGGATCGGCGCGGGACTGTTGCCTCGATCCAGTCGCAGCATCCGCCGGGCGCAACGGGACTGCACAACCTGGGCAATACATGCTTCATGAATGCGGCGCTGCAGGTCCTGTTCAATACGCAGCCCCTTACGCAGTACTTCATACAGAAGAAGCACCTGTACGAGCTGAACACGTCGAACAAGATGGGCACGAAAGGGCAGCTGGTGCTGCGGTACGCTGAACTATTGCGCGACGTTTGGACGGCCTCCACCCGCTCGATCGCTCCGCTGAAGTTGCGCTTTTGCGTCACGAAGCATGCGCCTCAGTTTTCCGGCGGAGGGCAGCACGATTCGCAGGAGCTGCTTGATTGGCTGCTAGACTCGCTGCACGAGGACTTGAACCGGGTAATGGAGAAACCGTACACGGAGCTGAAAGACTCGGACGGCCGGTCGGACGTGATCGTGGCAACGGAAGCCTGGAGTCAGCATCATGCTCGCAACCAGAGCATCATCGTCGATTTGTTTTACGGGCAGTTAAAGTCGAAGGTAACATGCCAGGGCTGTGGACGTGATTCGGTGCGTTTCGATCCGTTCAGCTTGCTGAGCCTACCGCTGCCGGTGGAAAACTACACCTACTGTGAGGTTCTCG TGATGCTGCTGGATGGTTCCGTACCGGTCAAGTATGGTCTGCGATTGAACTCGGAAATGAAATACTGGGATCTGAAGAAACATCTGAGCGAGCTGTGCGGGCTCGAACCGGATCAGATGCTGATCTGTGAGTTGTCCAACTCCCAAATACGGCTTGTACTACCAAACGAGCATCGCATTAAGCCGAGTACCGCGTGTGAGCTGTATGCGTACGAGCTGCCAAAGGTCGACAGTGTGCTCCGATCCCGCGCCGGTTCCGAGCTTGGCATAAATATAGAGAAAGGGCTGAAGGACATACAGCGGAATCAAG ACCCGCACCAGCTCACGACCAGCTCGATCAACACGACGATCTCGTCCACATCGTCGTCcgcgtcctcctcctcctcgacgGCCACGGCAGACGATACGGCGGCCATAACTGGGCGCAAGCCGGGCGGCTCCTCCACAGGTCGTaccggtgatgatggtggagcCACACTGCTAACGAACGGCATTCTCTACAATGGTGGTGAAGGcgggggaggaggagcaggaggtggaggaggaggaggtgccggtggcggcagcggaaCGACGATGGCTAACCGTAGGACCTCGGCCACGTCGAAGGTAAGCCGGTGCTTTGGCAACACACTCTGCATGCCCCCGAATATGTTGTGCTTCAAG CACATTCCGGAAATAAGCACCAGTCCGGACAGCACGTTCATTTACGGGGCCGGTCAGTACAGCGAACTCACCGGGTACGGTACCAATGGGTATGGGAACGCGAACAGCGCTATCGGGAATCATCAGCACGCGTCCGCCACCCAGCAGCCATCGAAAGATCCGAACCGATCGAAGACGATATCGACCACCAATTTGTTGAACAATGCCGATAACGGTTGGAGCAACGGGAGCGGTGCAGGGGGGTATGATTCCCCGAACGCGCACCACCTACACCATCCGTACGATTGTAACGATTGCGATAACGTTTACATGGGAGAGGACATGCCCCCTTACGGTGACCAACAACAGCATGGCGATGCGATAAGTCTAAGTGCAATTAGTAAGCGACCGCACCCGCTCGGCGGTGGTACGGCAGGCGGACTGGCCGGACAGCGCAAGACCAACTATCTGATCGCGGTGCACCGCAAGCTCAGCCGGCAGGATACGTACTTCCTGTCGCATCACAAATCCAAACCCGGCCTGTTCggcgtgccgctgctgattcCTTGCTATGACGGTGTCACCAACAAAGAGCTGTACTGCTCGGTCTGGTTGCAGGTGGCCCGTTTACTCAGCCCACTGCCTCCAACGCCGCCCGACCAATCGAACCACGCAACGGACTG TGATGATAGTCTAGGGTACGATTTTCCGTTCACGTTGCGAGCGGTCGGAAGCGGTGGCCGTATGTGTGCCCTCTGCCCGTGGTCACGTTTTTGCCGTGGTTGTGAGATTCCGTGTAATGATGAACCGCTGCTGCAAGGGTTGATTTGTTCGGCGCCCGGGTCAGCAA GCAATAGCTCCACACCAAATCTATCCTCCCGTGAACAAACTCCGACGCTTCGACGAAAGTTTTACGCAGCGAACTCGTCCGGCAGCTCGTCTTTGGACGGAACGACcaatcagcatcagcagcaacagcagccagcATCGATGGGCTCGTTACCGGGGACGTCTTCCTCGCCGATCTCGTCATTGCAGAGCTCGATCAATGCTCGATCCATCCAAATTGCCATAGACTGGGATCCAACTGCGCTCCATTTACGTTACCAAAGTACACGCGAACGG TTATGGACCGTACACGAATCGGTGGCCGTATGCCGCAAACAGCAGACGGAACCGGTGGATCTGGATCACTGCCTGCGCGCGTTTACCTCAGAGGAGAAGCTGGAACAATGGTACCACTGTTCGCATTGCAAGCAAAAGAAGCCGGCCACCAAAAAGCTGCAGATCTGGAAACTGCCTCCCATATTG ATTGTGCACCTGAAGCGCTTCAACTACGTCAACGGCAAGTGGGTAAAGTCGCAAAAGGTAGTCAATTTCCCGTACGAAGATTTCGACCCAACGCCATACCTTGCGTCGGTGCCGCAGGAAACGATTCTTCGGCATCGTGACCTGCTCGAAGGCGTAGCGTCCGGTCCGCGTGGCGATGGACGCAATCGCGACTGTCACGAAGAGTTTGTTGAGTTTGATCGCGAAATGTCCATGATCGATGAGGCGAGTGATGAGATTTCGCTGTCCTCGCTGCGGATCAATGGCGTCAAGGGGAGCAGCGACGGTGGCGATAGCGACGATTGTGGCAATAACAATAATCGGCAATCGGATCAGTTGGCGGATGAGGAACAGAGGAGCAGTATTATAATACCGGCCATTGCCGGTTCCAATCATGTGGCTAGTGCGCGTCACCTGCACGAGAGCGACTTGATGGCAGGCGGAGGCAGTAGTTCTTACGCCGGCGGTAGCGATAGTCCGGCAGCCTCGACGTCCACTGTTCGAATAAAGTCGGCCAGCTCGGTTCGGAGCAGCGATTCCACGCGACGACAGCGGTTAGTGTCGACGAGTCTGACGAAGACTCCGGTCATCGACGGAGAGTTTACAGATTTCCACAAACACCACCTGAAGCCGGAGTGTGATCCCTTCGAGTTGAAGTATCAACTGTATGCCGCAGTG TGTCACTCTGGAATGCTTAACGGGGGACATTACATCTCGTATGCGGCCAATCCGAACGGGTCGTGGTACTGCTACAATGATAGCTCCTGTCGGGAGATACCAACGCGGCCAAAGATCGATCCTAGCACGGCCTACCTGCTGTTTTACGAGCGGCGCGATCTCGACTACGGGCCGTACCTACCAAAGGTAGATGGAAGGCAACTGCCAAGCGAAGGCCTGCTCGACATCGATGACAGTGATAATGATTTGAAAAAGATGTGCTCGTTAATGTAA